GAGATGGGCGAGGTGACGGTGGACGACGCCGCGCTGTTCATCGGCCGCTTCGAAGGCGGGGCGCTGGGCTCCTTCGAGGCCACCCGGTTCGCCGCGGGCCGCAAGAACGCGCTGCGCATCGAGATCAACGGGTCGCTGGGCAGCCTGTCCTTCGACTTCGAGGCGATGAACGAGCTGTGGTTCCACGACCACACGCTCGACGCCGCCGAGGGCGGGTTCCGGCGGATCCTC
This genomic interval from Microbispora sp. ZYX-F-249 contains the following:
- a CDS encoding Gfo/Idh/MocA family protein, which codes for LGDIGAHIIDTAQFIVGRSLTGVSAITETFVKQRPLAEGSSGLAGQGGTGEMGEVTVDDAALFIGRFEGGALGSFEATRFAAGRKNALRIEINGSLGSLSFDFEAMNELWFHDHTLDAAEGGFRRIL